A window of the Narcine bancroftii isolate sNarBan1 chromosome 4, sNarBan1.hap1, whole genome shotgun sequence genome harbors these coding sequences:
- the LOC138760240 gene encoding uncharacterized protein yields MLATFAPLKAEVPLPSGLLVYPSSDVLLQSEPHCQPATSTHPVIVHLTKRAEGPEEPLSPTLPFTLSSGPFWNHPHIVWQITQAKAETEKGQDRQEWESKFKTASAERARTRCYHICAFVSTDIACPGFQHLQSAFSKILTFTLTASTTGDDLSRKTHSGQVSVAQKGREESNSDKGLMGDSVDGIETRCLHSCQGQRRLCSSPLHF; encoded by the exons ATGCTGGCCACGTTTGCGCCCCTTAAGGCAG AAGTCCCATTGCCCAGTGGTTTACTGGTTTACCCATCCAGTGATGTCCTTCTGCAGTCTGAACCTCATTGCCAACCAGCAACAAGCACACATCCTGTGATCGTGCATCTTACCAAGAGGGCAGAGGGTCCCGAGGAACCCCTATCGCCAACGTTACCCTTCACTCTGTCATCAGGGCCATTCTGGAACCA TCCACACATTGTTTGGCAAATTACTCAGGCAAAAGCTGAGACGGAGAAGGGACAGGACAGACAGGAATGGGAGTCGAAGTTCAAGACGGCCAGTGCAGAGAGAGCCAGGACCCGTTGTTACCACATCTGTGCTTTTGTCTCCACAGACATTGCTTGTCCTGGATTCCAGCATTTACAATCAGCTTTCTCAAAGATTCTTACATTTACGTTGACTGCAtcaactacag GGGATGACCTATCAAGGAAAACGCACAGCGGCCAGGTctctgtggctcagaagggaagggaagagagcaaTAGTGATAAGGGATTGATGGGTGATTCTGTGGATGGGATCGAGACACGTTGCCTTCACAGTTGTCAAGGTCAGAGACGTCTTTGCTCAAGTCCACTGCATTTTtga